In a single window of the Bacillus clarus genome:
- a CDS encoding SbcC/MukB-like Walker B domain-containing protein gives MRPLQLIMTAFGPYKQREVIDFNDLGDHRIFAISGNTGAGKTTIFDAICYVLYGEASGEERNDTSMLRSQFADDNVYTIVELTFQLKGKQYEIKRQLGHKKQGNKTVTGHAVELYEIIDDERIPCVDRFHVTDVNKKVEDLIGLSKHQFSQIVMLPQGEFRKLLTSETENKEEILRRIFKTDRYKLMRELLDQKRKQWKDILQEKQKERELHFHNVFKLPIREGALLETLVEQEHVNTHQIVEALEQETNWYKSEVEHLQNEQTTQTKQLKEVDVRFHAAKSVNEKFQDLDRKKEQQTVLQGNRAQIEIKEQSFRRAEQAKRLLPFEQWYEEAMQNEQNAESLLKQIKAKQEQTVKAFELAQEKYEELKSKESVREEGKKHVQRLEELQPIIASLAEKKLNLQKVEVQSGKLKEGIYKLEQQLEGQISEKQKMSGELQRLEEALEQYVEKVEELTNMREDAKVLKQAYDVWQEKQKYKQEKEASYKQMEVAVQAYETMERRWLNEQAGVLALHLHEGESCPVCGSTDHPKKATEQGDAIDEKELNERREKKNLAEKSHVQLEEKWNFYRLQYEQVIEEVIKRGYRSEELVETYRALVQKGKQLVAEVNILKASEETRKQIVVNMKSVEEKVEELQKQKREAETMQHRTEMECMQLRTSYEHDKKNIPESLQTVEAWKQQFDYAVKELRVMEDEWKKVQEAYQHWQNENIRIQAEYDGASKQLDSVKEKKEETFTRFMKELDQGGFANEQAYKEAKLTDKEMEQLQQTIQSYYSSLEVLAKQIEELIAELKDKEYTDITSLEEQIKELEIQLDIVKEKRQRAQNAVSYISDLHENIRRIDEQIHEEEKAFQELVDLYEVMKGDNESRISFERYILIEYLEQIVQIANERLRKLSNGQFYLKRSERVEKRNRQSGLGLDVYDVYTGQTRDVKTLSGGEKFNASLCLALGMADVIQAYEGGISIETMFIDEGFGSLDEESLTKAVDALIDLQKSGRFIGVISHVQELKNAMPAVLEVTKQKDGCSQTRFVVK, from the coding sequence ATGAGACCACTTCAGCTTATTATGACAGCGTTCGGCCCATATAAACAACGAGAAGTAATTGATTTCAATGACCTTGGGGATCATCGTATTTTCGCTATTTCAGGAAATACAGGAGCAGGGAAAACGACGATATTTGATGCGATTTGTTATGTGCTATATGGAGAAGCGAGTGGAGAAGAACGTAATGATACAAGCATGCTTCGCAGCCAATTTGCTGATGATAATGTATATACGATTGTAGAATTAACGTTTCAATTAAAAGGAAAGCAGTATGAAATAAAAAGGCAACTAGGACATAAAAAGCAAGGGAACAAAACAGTTACAGGACATGCGGTTGAATTATATGAAATAATAGATGATGAGAGAATTCCGTGTGTAGATCGTTTTCATGTGACAGATGTAAATAAAAAGGTGGAAGATTTAATTGGGTTAAGCAAACATCAATTTAGCCAAATTGTTATGTTACCACAAGGTGAGTTCCGAAAACTATTAACATCTGAAACGGAAAATAAAGAAGAGATTTTACGTCGTATTTTTAAAACTGATCGTTATAAATTAATGCGTGAGTTACTAGATCAAAAGCGTAAACAATGGAAAGACATTTTGCAAGAAAAACAAAAAGAGCGTGAGTTACATTTCCATAATGTTTTTAAGCTACCAATTAGAGAGGGAGCTTTACTAGAGACGTTAGTGGAACAAGAACATGTAAATACACATCAGATAGTAGAAGCACTTGAACAAGAAACGAATTGGTATAAAAGTGAAGTTGAACACTTGCAAAATGAGCAAACGACACAAACGAAGCAATTAAAAGAGGTAGATGTTCGTTTCCATGCAGCAAAATCAGTAAATGAAAAATTTCAAGATTTAGATCGGAAGAAAGAACAGCAAACAGTTTTACAGGGAAATCGTGCACAAATAGAAATAAAAGAACAATCTTTTAGACGTGCAGAACAAGCGAAGCGGCTATTACCATTTGAACAATGGTATGAAGAGGCGATGCAAAACGAACAAAATGCTGAGAGTTTACTGAAACAAATAAAGGCGAAACAAGAACAGACTGTTAAAGCCTTTGAACTTGCTCAGGAGAAATATGAAGAATTAAAGAGTAAGGAATCTGTACGTGAAGAAGGAAAGAAACACGTGCAGAGGTTAGAAGAATTACAACCAATCATTGCTTCGTTAGCCGAGAAAAAATTGAATTTGCAGAAAGTTGAAGTTCAGAGTGGAAAATTAAAAGAAGGTATTTATAAGCTTGAACAACAGCTTGAAGGACAAATTTCTGAAAAACAAAAAATGTCCGGAGAATTACAGCGATTAGAAGAAGCGCTTGAACAGTATGTAGAAAAAGTAGAAGAACTAACGAATATGCGAGAAGATGCGAAAGTATTAAAACAAGCATATGATGTTTGGCAAGAGAAACAAAAATATAAGCAAGAAAAAGAAGCGTCATATAAACAAATGGAAGTTGCAGTTCAAGCATATGAAACGATGGAACGCCGTTGGTTAAATGAACAGGCTGGTGTATTAGCTCTTCATCTTCACGAAGGAGAATCTTGTCCAGTATGTGGTAGTACGGATCACCCGAAAAAAGCTACGGAACAAGGTGATGCGATTGATGAAAAAGAGCTAAATGAACGAAGAGAGAAGAAAAACCTTGCAGAAAAATCACATGTTCAGCTAGAGGAGAAATGGAATTTCTATCGACTGCAATATGAACAAGTGATAGAAGAAGTAATAAAACGTGGCTATCGTTCAGAAGAATTAGTTGAAACATATCGTGCTTTAGTTCAAAAAGGAAAGCAGTTAGTAGCTGAAGTAAATATACTAAAGGCAAGTGAAGAAACACGAAAACAAATTGTAGTAAATATGAAAAGTGTAGAAGAAAAAGTAGAAGAATTACAAAAGCAAAAACGTGAAGCTGAAACGATGCAACATCGCACGGAAATGGAGTGTATGCAACTCCGAACTTCATATGAACATGATAAGAAAAATATTCCAGAGAGCTTGCAAACAGTAGAAGCTTGGAAACAGCAATTTGATTATGCAGTTAAAGAACTTCGTGTGATGGAAGATGAGTGGAAGAAAGTACAAGAAGCTTATCAACATTGGCAAAATGAAAACATACGCATACAAGCGGAATATGATGGTGCTTCCAAGCAATTGGACAGTGTAAAAGAGAAGAAAGAAGAGACTTTTACACGCTTTATGAAAGAACTTGACCAAGGTGGTTTTGCAAACGAACAAGCGTATAAAGAAGCGAAACTAACAGATAAAGAGATGGAACAATTACAACAAACAATTCAAAGCTATTATTCATCTCTTGAAGTGCTTGCAAAGCAAATTGAAGAATTAATTGCTGAATTAAAAGATAAAGAGTATACAGATATCACCTCATTAGAAGAACAAATAAAAGAATTAGAAATCCAGCTAGATATTGTGAAAGAGAAGCGGCAGCGTGCTCAAAATGCAGTTTCATATATTTCGGATTTACATGAAAACATTAGAAGAATTGATGAACAAATTCATGAAGAAGAGAAAGCTTTCCAAGAGCTCGTTGATTTGTATGAAGTAATGAAAGGGGATAATGAAAGTCGTATATCCTTCGAACGTTACATCTTAATTGAATACTTAGAACAAATTGTTCAAATTGCGAACGAAAGGCTACGCAAATTATCAAACGGACAATTTTACTTAAAACGAAGTGAACGAGTAGAGAAAAGAAATCGTCAAAGTGGATTAGGATTAGATGTATATGATGTATATACAGGCCAAACACGTGACGTAAAAACATTATCTGGCGGTGAAAAATTTAACGCATCGCTTTGCTTAGCACTCGGTATGGCAGACGTTATTCAAGCATACGAAGGCGGTATTTCGATCGAAACGATGTTTATCGATGAAGGATTTGGCTCACTAGATGAAGAGTCATTAACAAAGGCAGTCGATGCATTAATAGACTTACAAAAATCAGGGCGATTTATCGGCGTCATTTCGCACGTCCAAGAACTGAAAAACGCAATGCCAGCAGTACTAGAAGTAACGAAGCAGAAGGATGGTTGTAGTCAGACTAGGTTTGTGGTGAAGTAG
- a CDS encoding site-specific integrase, with amino-acid sequence MQVWDLHQINYFIRESKKLKNITRFNISFSIAVLTGMRQGEILGLRWKDIDMEDSLIYIRQTLTKKRELKYGAKNKTSLRTIYLPQILIEELKSHRQFVEYEKEKAGDKYTDLDLVLPSKYGKLLDSRSIRRSFYNVTEKLGLPKIRFYDLRHTHATLLIQQNVNVKLISERLGHADIGTTLNTYSHILPEMQRTISEKLDKVLEKSDR; translated from the coding sequence ATGCAAGTATGGGACTTACACCAAATAAATTATTTCATTAGAGAAAGTAAAAAACTCAAAAATATCACACGATTTAATATTAGTTTTTCAATTGCGGTGCTCACAGGAATGAGGCAAGGTGAGATATTAGGTTTACGGTGGAAAGATATAGATATGGAGGATAGTTTAATTTACATTAGACAAACATTAACTAAAAAAAGGGAATTAAAGTATGGAGCGAAAAATAAAACTAGTTTACGAACAATCTATCTTCCACAAATTTTAATAGAAGAACTGAAGTCTCATCGTCAGTTCGTCGAATATGAAAAAGAAAAAGCCGGCGATAAATACACCGACTTAGACTTGGTTCTCCCGTCAAAATACGGGAAGCTATTGGATTCTCGTAGCATACGTAGATCGTTTTATAATGTAACCGAGAAACTCGGATTACCGAAAATACGCTTCTATGACTTACGTCATACACACGCTACTCTATTAATCCAACAAAACGTAAATGTCAAACTAATTTCAGAACGTTTAGGTCACGCTGATATAGGTACGACGTTAAATACGTACAGTCACATTCTTCCGGAGATGCAGCGCACAATTTCTGAGAAACTGGATAAAGTTCTCGAAAAAAGTGACCGCTGA
- a CDS encoding N-terminal phage integrase SAM-like domain-containing protein: MTYETFMEQWFKESKNQLEKSTYRANYTHYSNIIKPYLGHFKIQDITTMHLQHYITKLIEERHYSEGTINLVFSFIKTSLK; the protein is encoded by the coding sequence ATGACTTATGAAACATTTATGGAACAGTGGTTTAAAGAAAGTAAAAATCAATTAGAAAAATCTACTTATAGGGCTAACTACACACATTATTCAAATATAATAAAGCCCTATCTAGGTCATTTTAAGATTCAAGATATCACTACGATGCACTTACAGCACTACATCACGAAATTGATCGAAGAGAGGCATTATTCAGAGGGTACAATTAATTTAGTTTTTAGTTTTATTAAAACTTCACTTAAATGA
- a CDS encoding Arm DNA-binding domain-containing protein, which yields MNGSVKFNKKTGSRDFVFNIAKDPMTGKRKQIRRRGFLMQN from the coding sequence ATGAATGGAAGTGTAAAATTTAATAAGAAAACCGGTAGCCGGGATTTCGTATTTAATATTGCGAAGGACCCGATGACAGGGAAACGTAAACAGATTAGACGTAGAGGCTTTTTAATGCAGAACTAG
- a CDS encoding helix-turn-helix domain-containing protein yields the protein MDEDGECYPTQDMIAKRLNISRESANIGVSRSYEHCLGFSKRI from the coding sequence ATGGACGAAGACGGCGAATGTTATCCAACACAAGACATGATTGCTAAGCGACTTAATATAAGCCGTGAGAGCGCTAATATAGGCGTATCAAGAAGTTATGAGCATTGTCTAGGTTTTAGCAAACGTATTTAG
- a CDS encoding recombinase family protein, protein MAETRKIGYVRVSAKDQNEGRQLEALKELGVSERDIYIDKQSSKDFNRPSYQLLKRVLRKGDILYVHSLDRLGRNKDAIMNEWNEITQEIQADIIVIDMPLLDTTKYKDSVGTFVADLVLQILSWMAEEERKKIRTRKAEGIANARKKGKELGRPKATITDKFIETYKRWKAGEITAVTAMKEAEVGKTTFYKLVKEYEAKL, encoded by the coding sequence GTGGCGGAGACTAGAAAGATCGGATACGTTAGGGTAAGTGCTAAGGATCAGAACGAAGGCAGACAGTTAGAAGCGTTAAAGGAGTTAGGTGTTTCAGAGCGTGACATTTACATAGATAAACAGAGCAGTAAGGATTTTAACCGTCCTAGCTATCAGTTATTGAAGCGTGTGTTGCGTAAAGGAGACATATTATATGTCCATTCGTTAGATCGTCTAGGACGTAACAAGGATGCGATAATGAACGAATGGAACGAGATAACACAGGAAATACAGGCAGACATCATCGTAATAGATATGCCGCTATTAGATACAACAAAATATAAGGATAGTGTCGGTACGTTCGTCGCTGATTTGGTATTACAAATACTATCGTGGATGGCCGAAGAAGAACGTAAGAAGATACGCACTCGAAAAGCGGAAGGAATCGCCAACGCACGTAAGAAAGGGAAAGAGTTAGGGAGACCGAAAGCAACGATTACAGATAAATTTATTGAAACGTATAAGCGATGGAAAGCAGGAGAGATAACGGCCGTTACAGCGATGAAAGAAGCAGAAGTAGGTAAGACAACATTTTATAAACTAGTAAAAGAATACGAAGCAAAACTATAG